From the Purpureocillium takamizusanense chromosome 6, complete sequence genome, one window contains:
- a CDS encoding uncharacterized protein (COG:F~EggNog:ENOG503NVYR): protein MGERHVPSSAPQSIFSSGRVRDGNSSGAPDLRLFHYNDVYHVDRASAEPVGGAARFLTLVKEYRDGKQFEGQPRLLTLFSGDAFNPSLESSVTKGRHMVPVLNSIGTDCACVGNHDYDFGIKQFEHLASKCDFPWLLANVLDPALGDNVPMGNAKRTHMLTTSNGIKVGLIGLGEREWLATINSLPPNLIYKSASATARELVPQLRAQGADIVICLSHMREPNDNKLAEQTDGIMDIILGGHDHYYSHSFIKGTHVLRSGTDFKQLSYIEVRRKGDGGGWDFDIWRRDVTSDVAEDEHAAQLVRDLTSKLQSSLSRPAGWTATPLDARFSTVRTRESNIGNFVCDVMRRYHNADCALMASGTIRGDQIYPPGAVRIKDIVTCFPFEDPVVLLRVKGQAIWDALENSVSTYPALEGRFPQVSRIEFEFDPRKERGKRLNWMKIGGEPCEPQRKYTLATRGYMGRGKDGYMSLLVASEGGEAEELVDEENGILISTMLRQYFMGLQTVGRWKKLPTHWVGVAEEADVPKSPSSPRTDRSAAAAALPAQAHKEVESSSEPWREFLLRRLGLRKEPLDDDEDDHFDPHRDTPSSGSGSGSGNSNGEESDSTDDKMDVQILLMRKFWARWAARAGVKSCVCDSAQGDCTVDWTRVIAPCVEGRIRMVGGGDSSQPQQ, encoded by the exons ATGGGCGAGAGACACGTAcccagctcggcgccgcagtcCATCTTCTCGTCGGGCCGAGTACGTGACGGGAACAGCAGTGGCGCCCCCGACTTGCGCCTCTTCCACTACAACGATGTCTATCACGTCGACCGGGCCAGCGCCGAGCCTGttggcggggcggcgcgcttccTGACGCTCGTCAAGGAGTACCGCGATGGGAAGCAATTCGAGGGGCAGCCGAGGCTGTTGACCTTGTTTTCCGGCGACGCCTTCAACCCGAGCCTCGAGAGCAGCGTCACCAAGG GCCGCCACATGGTTCCCGTATTGAATTCCATTGGCACCGACTGTGCCTGCGTCGGG AACCACGACTACGACTTCGGCATCAAGCAATTCGAGCACCTCGCCAGCAAGTGCGACTTCCCCTGGCTGCTCGCCAACGTCCTGGACCCCGCCCTAGGCGACAACGTGCCCATGGGCAACGCCAAGCGCACGCACATGCTCACCACGTCCAACGGCATCAAGGTCGGCCTcattggcctcggcgagcgcgagtGGCTCGCCACCATCAACAGCCTGCCGCCCAATCTCATTTACAAGTcggccagcgccacggcccgcGAGCTCGTGCCccagctgcgcgcgcagggcgcCGACATCGTGATATGCCTCAGCCACATGCGCGAGCCCAACGACAACAAGCTCGCCGAGCAGACCGACGGCATCATGGacatcatcctcggcggccacgaccacTACTACAGCCACAGCTTCATCAAGGGCACCCACGTGCTGCGCTCCGGCACCGACTTTAAGCAGCTGAGCTACATCGAGGTGCGCCgcaagggcgacggcggcggctgggacTTTGACAtttggcggcgcgacgtcacctccgacgtggccgaggatgagcacgccgcccagctcgtGCGCGATTTGACGTCCAAGCTGCAGAGCTCGCtctcgcggccggcggggtgGACGGCCACGCCCCTCGATGCGCGCTTCAGCACCGTGCGCACGCGCGAGTCCAATATCGGCAACTTTGTGTGCGACGTGATGCGACGGTACCACAACGCTGACTGCGCCCTCATGGCGTCGGGCACCATCCGCGGCGACCAGATCTACCCACCAGGTGCGGTGCGCATCAAGGACATTGTGACGTGCTTCCCGTTCGAGGACCCAGTGGTATTGTTGCGCGTCAAGGGCCAGGCGATATGGGATGCGCTCGAGAACTCCGTGTCGACGTATCCGGCGCTGGAGGGCCGCTTCCCGCAGGTATCGCGCATCGAATTCGAGTTTGACCCGCGCAAGGAGAGAGGCAAGAGGCTCAACTGGATGAAGATTGGGGGAGAGCCATGTGAGCCGCAGCGAAAGTACACGCTGGCTACTAGAGGTTACATGGGGCGTGGAAAGG ATGGCTACATGAGCTTGCTGGTCGCCTCGGAGGGGggcgaagccgaggagcTAGTGGACGAGGAGAACGGCATCCTCATCTCGACCATGTTGCGGCAGTACTTTATGGGTCTGCAGACGGTGGGCCGGTGGAAGAAGCTGCCGACGCACtgggtcggcgtcgctgagGAGGCGGACGTGCCCaagtcgccgtcgagccctcGAACCGACAgatcagccgccgccgccgctctgccgGCGCAAGCCCACAAAGAGGTCGAGTCAAGCAGTGAGCCCTGGCGCGAGTTCCTCCTGCgacggctggggctgcgcaaggagcccctagacgacgatgaggacgaccACTTTGACCCGCACCGGGACACcccgagcagcggcagcggcagcggcagcggcaacagcaaTGGGGAGGAGAGCGACTCGACCGACGACAAGATGGACGTGCAAATCCTACTGATGCGCAAGTTTTGGGcacggtgggcggcgcgggcgggcgtcaagTCGTGCGTGTGCGACTCTGCCCAAGGCGATTGCACCGTCGACTGGACGAGGGTCATTGCGCCGTGCGTCGAGGGCAGAATCCGCATGGTCGGAGGAGGCGACTCGTCACAGCCACAGCAATAG
- a CDS encoding uncharacterized protein (COG:F~EggNog:ENOG503NVYR) produces the protein MLMRVQGRHMVPVLNSIGTDCACVGNHDYDFGIKQFEHLASKCDFPWLLANVLDPALGDNVPMGNAKRTHMLTTSNGIKVGLIGLGEREWLATINSLPPNLIYKSASATARELVPQLRAQGADIVICLSHMREPNDNKLAEQTDGIMDIILGGHDHYYSHSFIKGTHVLRSGTDFKQLSYIEVRRKGDGGGWDFDIWRRDVTSDVAEDEHAAQLVRDLTSKLQSSLSRPAGWTATPLDARFSTVRTRESNIGNFVCDVMRRYHNADCALMASGTIRGDQIYPPGAVRIKDIVTCFPFEDPVVLLRVKGQAIWDALENSVSTYPALEGRFPQVSRIEFEFDPRKERGKRLNWMKIGGEPCEPQRKYTLATRGYMGRGKDGYMSLLVASEGGEAEELVDEENGILISTMLRQYFMGLQTVGRWKKLPTHWVGVAEEADVPKSPSSPRTDRSAAAAALPAQAHKEVESSSEPWREFLLRRLGLRKEPLDDDEDDHFDPHRDTPSSGSGSGSGNSNGEESDSTDDKMDVQILLMRKFWARWAARAGVKSCVCDSAQGDCTVDWTRVIAPCVEGRIRMVGGGDSSQPQQ, from the exons atgctgatgagaGTTCAAGGCCGCCACATGGTTCCCGTATTGAATTCCATTGGCACCGACTGTGCCTGCGTCGGG AACCACGACTACGACTTCGGCATCAAGCAATTCGAGCACCTCGCCAGCAAGTGCGACTTCCCCTGGCTGCTCGCCAACGTCCTGGACCCCGCCCTAGGCGACAACGTGCCCATGGGCAACGCCAAGCGCACGCACATGCTCACCACGTCCAACGGCATCAAGGTCGGCCTcattggcctcggcgagcgcgagtGGCTCGCCACCATCAACAGCCTGCCGCCCAATCTCATTTACAAGTcggccagcgccacggcccgcGAGCTCGTGCCccagctgcgcgcgcagggcgcCGACATCGTGATATGCCTCAGCCACATGCGCGAGCCCAACGACAACAAGCTCGCCGAGCAGACCGACGGCATCATGGacatcatcctcggcggccacgaccacTACTACAGCCACAGCTTCATCAAGGGCACCCACGTGCTGCGCTCCGGCACCGACTTTAAGCAGCTGAGCTACATCGAGGTGCGCCgcaagggcgacggcggcggctgggacTTTGACAtttggcggcgcgacgtcacctccgacgtggccgaggatgagcacgccgcccagctcgtGCGCGATTTGACGTCCAAGCTGCAGAGCTCGCtctcgcggccggcggggtgGACGGCCACGCCCCTCGATGCGCGCTTCAGCACCGTGCGCACGCGCGAGTCCAATATCGGCAACTTTGTGTGCGACGTGATGCGACGGTACCACAACGCTGACTGCGCCCTCATGGCGTCGGGCACCATCCGCGGCGACCAGATCTACCCACCAGGTGCGGTGCGCATCAAGGACATTGTGACGTGCTTCCCGTTCGAGGACCCAGTGGTATTGTTGCGCGTCAAGGGCCAGGCGATATGGGATGCGCTCGAGAACTCCGTGTCGACGTATCCGGCGCTGGAGGGCCGCTTCCCGCAGGTATCGCGCATCGAATTCGAGTTTGACCCGCGCAAGGAGAGAGGCAAGAGGCTCAACTGGATGAAGATTGGGGGAGAGCCATGTGAGCCGCAGCGAAAGTACACGCTGGCTACTAGAGGTTACATGGGGCGTGGAAAGG ATGGCTACATGAGCTTGCTGGTCGCCTCGGAGGGGggcgaagccgaggagcTAGTGGACGAGGAGAACGGCATCCTCATCTCGACCATGTTGCGGCAGTACTTTATGGGTCTGCAGACGGTGGGCCGGTGGAAGAAGCTGCCGACGCACtgggtcggcgtcgctgagGAGGCGGACGTGCCCaagtcgccgtcgagccctcGAACCGACAgatcagccgccgccgccgctctgccgGCGCAAGCCCACAAAGAGGTCGAGTCAAGCAGTGAGCCCTGGCGCGAGTTCCTCCTGCgacggctggggctgcgcaaggagcccctagacgacgatgaggacgaccACTTTGACCCGCACCGGGACACcccgagcagcggcagcggcagcggcagcggcaacagcaaTGGGGAGGAGAGCGACTCGACCGACGACAAGATGGACGTGCAAATCCTACTGATGCGCAAGTTTTGGGcacggtgggcggcgcgggcgggcgtcaagTCGTGCGTGTGCGACTCTGCCCAAGGCGATTGCACCGTCGACTGGACGAGGGTCATTGCGCCGTGCGTCGAGGGCAGAATCCGCATGGTCGGAGGAGGCGACTCGTCACAGCCACAGCAATAG
- a CDS encoding uncharacterized protein (COG:S~EggNog:ENOG503NUH8~TransMembrane:12 (i59-80o100-120i127-146o152-177i184-208o228-253i329-350o378-397i404-424o430-451i463-485o491-512i)) → MGSDKTTDVEDVTPPYQAGTSSDLSDDDAAIIPKGALDPVYEAKARVLNRAVREIGMGWYQWQLFIVVGFGWASDNLWPIVTSLVFTPIANEFNPSRPPLFTLAQNIGLLAGAIFWGFGCDIFGRKWAFNLTLGLTAFWGLVAASAPNFAAAGVFAALWSFGVGGNLPVDSAIFLEFLPQSHQYLLTVLSIDWAVAQVIANLIAWPLLGNLTCSQDEKPCPRADNMGWRYFVITMGGLTLLMFLARFVLFSIFESPKYLMGKGRDEDAVRVVHEVARRNKKTTDLTVDELRACEPDGYVAQTTASVALRRHLEKLDAKHVRVLFSTPRLALSTGLIMAIWALIGLGYPLYNAFLPYIQATRGAEFQDGSTYITYRNSLIISVLGVPGALLGGFLVELPRVGRKGTLSLFTVLTGVFLYCSTTALNSTALLGWNCAFNFCSNVMYAVLYGYTPEIFPTPQRGTGNALAATCNRIFGIMAPIIAMFADLKTSAPVYTSGALFILAGLLVLILPFESRGKEAM, encoded by the exons ATGGGTTCCGACAAGACgaccgacgtcgaggacgtcacGCCGCCGTACCAggccggcaccagcagcgacctcagcgacgacgatgcggccaTTATCCCCAAGGGCGCGCTCGACCCCGTGtacgaggccaaggcgaggGTCCTCAACCGCGCG GTTCGCGAAATCGGCATGGGCTGGTACCAGTGGCagctcttcatcgtcgtgggcTTTGGCTGGGCCAGCGACAACCTCTGGCCCATCGTCACGTCGCTCGTCTTCAcgcccatcgccaacgagTTCAAcccctcgcggccgccgctcttcACCCTCGCGCAAAACATCGGCCTGCTCGCGGGCGCCATCTTCTGGGGCTTCGGCTGCGACATCTTCGGGCGCAAGTGGGCCTTCAACCTGACGCTGGGCCTCACGGCTTTCTggggcctcgtcgccgccagcgcaccaaacttcgccgccgcgggcgtcttCGCCGCGCTCTGGTCctttggcgttggcggcaaCCTGCCCGTCGACTCGGCCATTTTCCTCGAGTTCCTACCCCAGTCGCACCAGTACCTCCTTACTGTCTTGTCCATTGActgggccgtcgcccaggTCATCGCCAACCTCATCGCCTGGCCCCTGCTCGGCAACCTCACCTGCTCCCAGGACGAGAAGCCGTGCCCCCGCGCCGACAACATGGGCTGGCGCTACTTCGTCATCACCATGGGCGGCCTGACCCTGCTCATGTTCCTCGCCCGCTTCGTCCTCTTCTCCATCTTCGAGTCCCCCAAGTACCTCATGGGCAAGGGccgcgacgaagacgccgtccgtgtcgtccacgaggtcgcccgccgcaaCAAGAAGACGACAGACCTgaccgtcgacgagctgcgcgccTGCGAGCCCGACGGCTACGTCGCGCAGACCACCGCCTCGgtcgccctgcgccgccatctcgagaagctcgacgccaagcACGTCAGGGTCCTCTTCtccacgccgcgcctcgccctcagcACCGgcctcatcatggccatctgggccctcatcggcctcggctACCCCCTCTACAACGCCTTCCTGCCCTACATCCAGGCcacccgcggcgccgagttCCAGGACGGCAGCACCTACATCACCTACCGCAACAGCCTCATCATctccgtcctcggcgtccccggcgccctgctcggcggcttcctcgtcgagctgccgcgcgtcggccgcaaGGGCACCCTGTCGCTCTTCACCGTCCTCACCGGCGTCTTCCTCTACTGCTCCACCACCGCGCTCAACAGCACCGCCCTCCTGGGCTGGAACTGCGCCTTTAACTTTTGCAGCAACGTCATGTACGCCGTGCTGTACGGCTACACGCCCGAGATCTTCCCCACGCCGCAGCGGGGCACCGGCAACGCCCTGGCCGCGACGTGCAACCGCATCTTTGGCATCATGGCT CCCATCATTGCCATGTTTGCGGATCTCAAGACGTCGGCGCCTGTGTACACGAGCGGCGCATTGTTCATCCTCGCGGGCCTATTAGTTTTGATTTTGCCGTTTGAGTCGAGGGGGAAAGAAGCAATGTGA
- a CDS encoding uncharacterized protein (TransMembrane:1 (n3-15c24/25o340-363i)~EggNog:ENOG503P3R2~SECRETED:SignalP(1-24~SECRETED:cutsite=VLA-GG~SECRETED:prob=0.4058)): MRLALTLSAAATVAITTSVPAVLAGGGGGDGGGSGGHHHVSLRTRVVPSDTLLRADDVLSLPYESHQPSAPLLLLRRTPLVSQEPSSSSSSSSSLSAAAAQAGNNNNTSGGVTTSAGGAVTAFNASNWDAVTDAACIDALAVLPRSSNPSGNCLCYNLPSLDTASGVFEADLRLYRISTPRDAFAGVSPVDISVGVAYRGASVSPVAADDLMGLGAVANRTRLVVAPRAAASAAAAADGGPKLLRKYLFVGQIDKARMQQSMSMAALESLVIPTFTLSATDRSGTPISTNVSLNEASFLTGVFASQVVLSDFSAAQAAVDARLAALRNGTAAFVLPGTQLMVFPIGLVITAVWLLLGVSAYAVGTWQRVNYAETYRRRVRVSGKPVAATF, from the exons atgcgcctcgccctcaccctctccgccgccgccaccgtcgccatcacgacatccgtccccgccgtcctggccggcggcggcggcggcgacggcggcggcagtggcggccatcatcatgtctCCCTCCGCACCCGCGTCGTCCCCAGCGAcaccctcctccgcgccgacgacgtcctctccctcccgtACGAGTCCCACCAACCGAGCGCCCCGTTACTCCTTCTGAGACGCACGCCCCTCGTCTCTCAAGaaccgtcatcatcatcatcatcatcatcatcattatccgccgccgccgctcaagcaggcaacaacaacaacacgtCCGGGGGAGTAACAAccagcgcaggcggcgccgtcaccgccttCAACGCCTCCAACTGggacgccgtcaccgacgccgcctgcatcgacgccctggccgtcctgccgcgcagcagcaaccccTCGGGCAACTGCCTGTGCTACAACCTCCCCTCGCTCGACACCGCCTCGGGCGTCTTCGAGGCCGACCTGCGCCTCTACCGCATCTCCACCCCGCGCGACGCCTTCGCCGGCGTCTCCCCCGTCGACATctccgtcggcgtcgcctaccgcggcgcctccgtcagccccgtcgccgccgacgacctcatgggcctcggcgccgtcgccaaccgcaccaggctcgtcgtcgcgccccgtgctgctgcttctgctgctgccgctgccgacggtgGGCCCAAGCTGCTCCGCAAGTACCTCTTTGTCGGCCAGATCGACAAGGCGCGCATGCAGCAGAGCATGTCCAT GGCCGCCCTCGAATCCCTCGTCATCCCCACCTTCACCCTCTCCGCCACCGACCGCTCCGGCACCCCCATCTCCACAAACGTCTCCCTCAACGAGGCCTCCTTCCTCACCGGCGTCTTCGCCTCGCAGGTCGTCCTCTCCGacttctccgccgcccaggccgccgtcgacgcccgcctcgccgccctgcgcaacggcaccgccgccttcgtcctcCCCGGCACCCAGCTCATGGTCTTCCccatcggcctcgtcatcaccgccgtctggctcctcctcggcgtctccGCCTACGCCGTCGGCACCTGGCAGCGCGTCAACTACGCAGAGACGTACAGGAGGAGGGTGCGCGTCAGCGGCaagcccgtggcggcgacgtttTAA
- a CDS encoding uncharacterized protein (COG:I~COG:M~COG:O~TransMembrane:1 (o482-509i)~EggNog:ENOG503P16Y~CAZy:GT4), which yields MSTKPLLDGYKLYPEHDLSQFPESLRGKRILLCTESFGPVNGVSRTTLMLVTHLREHGAQVAVVAPHNHTKHNTFSPPPSPNLGPADQQPEVRVTGYPLPFNPELSIVYPVRNSTLYSRTFGDDSPPDLIYLASPASLGFQVMLQLRQQPKENQIPVICNFQTDLAGYCSILFPAPLSHIAVFAFAAVQSYLFRHPSVKTIFYPSRFVRRYLISQNVQEKKLDLLARGVNTELFNPKSRSEQLRREIAPNGETIFVTVSRIAGEKGFDFLSKVAKEMDARGLPFKFYIVGGNRNADVEKEVQELFDPLREQGKVVFAGFKVGEDLATAYASGDVFLHCSVTETFGLVVLESMASGVPVVARDEGGPSDIVQHGETGFLVPPNDLDGFVAKAVRLAQDSQLRRRMADAARAAACEATWDKINNKVAWRMADTIAERQREQGGAQQGVQSVPAVAQQLVPVYGWLMMNGAMRDVIMRRVVDARLVGGLGVIISFWVVTGIYMAFTELLLWTKGRMRAGERRASVSVA from the coding sequence ATGTCGACAAAACCGCTCTTGGACGGCTATAAGCTGTATCCCGAGCACGATCTCTCCCAGTTTCCCGAATCGCTGAGGGGAAAGCGCATCTTGCTCTGCACCGAATCGTTCGGTCCCGTCAATGGCGTCAGCAGAACGACCCTCATGCTCGTGACGCACCTGCGGgagcacggcgcgcaggttgctgttgttgcacCTCACAACCACACAAAACACAACACATTTTCAcccccgccatcgcccaaCTTGGGTCCCGCCGACCAGCAGCCCGAGGTGCGGGTTACGGGCTATCCGCTACCCTTCAACCCGGAGCTGTCCATTGTTTACCCCGTCCGCAACTCGACCCTATACTCGCGGACGTTTGGCGACGACTCGCCCCCGGACCTGATCTACCTCGCGTCCCCGGCCAGTCTAGGCTTCCAGGTTATGCTCCAGTTGAGACAGCAGCCAAAGGAGAACCAGATCCCCGTCATATGTAACTTCCAAACCGACCTCGCTGGCTACTGCTCCATCCTGTTCCCGGCGCCACTCAGTCACATCGCCGTATTTGCCTTTGCCGCGGTCCAGAGCTACCTCTTTCGTCACCCTTCCGTCAAAACCATATTCTATCCGTCGCGCTTTGTCAGGAGGTATCTCATCAGCCAAAACGtccaggagaagaagctcgacctCCTGGCGCGCGGGGTCAACACGGAGCTCTTCAACCCCAAGAGCCGAAGCGAGCAGCTTCGCCGAGAAATTGCGCCAAACGGGGAAACCATCTTCGTTACCGTGTCCCGCATCGCCGGCGAAAAAGGCTTCGATTTTCTATCCAAGGTTGCCAAGGAAATGGACGCCCGTGGTTTGCCCTTCAAGTTTTACATTGTCGGCGGAAACAGGAATGCGGACGTGGAAAAGGAGGTCCAGGAACTTTTCGATCCGCTCAGAGAGCAGGGCAAAGTCGTATTTGCGGGCTTCAAGGTGGGCGAGGACCTCGCAACGGCCTATGCCAGCGGCGACGTATTCCTCCACTGCTCCGTTACAGAAACCTTTGGTCTTGTTGTGCTAGAGTCCATGGCTAGCGGCGTCCCGGTTGTTGCGCGGGATGAGGGCGGGCCGTCGGATATTGTTCAGCACGGCGAGACCGGCTTCCTAGTCCCGCCAAACGACCTGGATGGGTTCGTCGCCAAGGCCGTAAGGCTGGCGCAGGACTCACAGCTGAGGCGCCGCATGGCGGATGCGGCCCGCGCTGCGGCGTGTGAGGCTACCTGGGACAAGATCAACAACAAAGTTGCCTGGCGTATGGCGGATACCATCGCTGAGCGAcagcgcgagcagggcgggGCGCAGCAGGGTGTCCAGTCCGTGCCTGCGGTGGCACAACAGCTCGTCCCCGTCTATggctggctgatgatgaATGGGGCGATGCGTGACGTTATAATGCGCCGGGTCGTGGACGCGCGGCTCGTGGGCGGCCTGGGGGTCATCATCTCCTTCTGGGTGGTCACTGGCATTTACATGGCCTTCACTGAACTCCTGCTATGGACGAAGGGGCGCATGCGGGCCGGGGAACGCAGGGCCAGCGTGTCGGTCGCATAG